In Pseudophryne corroboree isolate aPseCor3 chromosome 3, aPseCor3.hap2, whole genome shotgun sequence, a genomic segment contains:
- the LOC135057419 gene encoding zinc finger protein 862-like gives MPTLKRKVKEHERKTKEIGKKCLKINQMFSGKKKKINAAELDPVPSTSDPVPSTSDPVPSTSDPVPTDNQCTSQDNSLATVNTNCSNVDDSVLTSCNVIVNENTIDVHSQSSISLANCSQNLECDTSPPIILDDDLSEERCSSNEDTDIINDIGVSASPKKKSKHKVGFQIKWKREFPWLSCKKNGERESLLCKLCLKHLLNDTKYNKSPWMNSGMSTVRRDKIKEHSVSEMHKAAMQTEIIGCNAEASQNRKNRPESEEFKAVECAMKCLDFLIQHNIPHTTVFKPFVVFCIEELKSPVLAPLNKSKNASYTSYQTINEFVNSMASVQREKVILSLQKSPSFSVMSDETTDVSNRKHLATAAKYIKDGEVSVSFINDTEIPDGKSETIFNALSQTIEDCGGFEKLVGFGSDGASSMVGHRDGVAAKLKAKNNKIISIHCQNHRLALATKNTFESLNPFLKMDEVLTSIYKYYKYSSVRSKTLEEIQRVFTKCKGTKIKKASHTRWLSHENAINSIRINYHSIIVDLENAVVTGQSRTTSGVSGPTAEGLLKHLKNFHFFQLIHFLCDVLSLLSKLVLIFERRDIDLSTIHSNVSITLGALKNLKRKPGGQFCRNLENAARKIGIQAPIAAENCKFEEDARCFLDLLVQNISERMHNIAILDHLSVLDMRHLNADKGVGFYGVAEMAQLADFYQLDEDLLLSEWEDFKSVFLQTEEENPDNERLSMVNVYKTLEKSEDTIGVAFPLIQKLVSVGCVLPLSTAEVERTFSQVKLILTDHRNRLKVENVNSILAIKLNGKDNSTYKNISKMRANSSGVTPRSPKWHYKNKHASDGLRSPKAFTICRLHDGAACVAEEIIQSYLQWLL, from the exons atGCCTACTCTTAAAAGGAAAGTGAAAGAACATGAAAGAAAAACCAAGGAAATaggcaaaaaatgtttgaaaaTCAATCAAATGTTTTCAGGAAAAAAGAAG aaaataaatgcagcagagttagatcctgtacccagcacctctgatcctgtacccagcacctctgatcctgtacccagcacctctgatcctgtacccacAGATAATCAATGTACTTCCCAAGATAATTCACTGGCCACAGTTAACACAAATTGCAGCAATGTAGATGACTCGGTATTGACGTCATGTAATGTCATTGTTAATGAAAACACCATAGATGTGCATTCTCAATCCTCCATCTCTCTTGCCAACTGTTCTCAGAATTTAGAGTGTGACACCTCACCCCCTATTATTTTGGATGATGACCTATCTGAAGAAAGGTGCTCTTCTAATGAAGATACAGATATAATAAATGACATTGGGGTTAGTGCTTCTCCAAAAAAAAAGTCAAAACATAAAGTTGGTTTCCAAATAAAATGGAAAAGAGAGTTTCCGTGGCTTAGttgtaaaaaaaatggtgaaagagAATCTCTACTCTGCAAGCTGTGTTTAAAACATCTGTTGAACGACACAAAATACAACAAATCTCCATGGATGAATAGTGGGATGAGCACAGTAAGGCGCGATAAAATTAAGGAGCATTCTGTTTCCGAGATGCACAAGGCAGCAATGCAAACTGAAATAATCGGTTGTAATGCTGAGGCTTCACAGAACAGAAAAAATAGACCAGAGTCAGAGGAATTCAAAGCTGTGGAATGTGCTATGAAGTGCCTGGATTTTCTAATCCAGCATAATATACCACATACAACTGTTTTTAAACCATTTGTTGTTTTCTGTATAGAAGAATTAAAGTCTCCAGTTTTAGCCCCTCTGAACAAATCTAAAAATGCCTCATATACAAGCTACCAAACAATCAACGAATTTGTTAATTCGATGGCCAGTGTTCAAAGAGAGAAAGTTATCTTGTCTTTACAGAAGAGTCCATCATTTTCAGTTATGTCAGATGAAACTACTGATGTCAGCAACAGAAAACACTTGGCAACTGCtgcaaaatatataaaagatgGAGAAGTCAGTGTGTCCTTTATTAATGATACAGAAATTCCAGATGGAAAATCAGAAACTATTTTCAATGCTCTTTCACAGACTATAGAAGACTGTGGAGGGTTTGAGAAATTAGTAGGCTTTGGAAGTGACGGCGCCAGTTCAATGGTTGGTCACCGTGATGGAGTAGCAGCCAAACTAAAGGCCAAAAATAATAAGATTATTTCAATACATTGTCAAAATCATCGTTTAGCTCTTGCAACAAAAAATACATTTGAATCTTTGAATCCTTTCCTGAAAATGGATGAAGTATTAACAAGTATTTACAAATACTATAAATACAGCTCTGTGAGGAGCAAAACTTTGGAAGAAATACAAAGAGTATTTACTAAATGTAAGGGAACAAAAATAAAAAAGGCTAGCCACACAAGATGGCTATCACATGAAAATGCTATTAATTCAATAAGAATTAATTATCATTCGATCATTGTCGATTTGGAAAATGCTGTTGTAACTGGACAGTCAAGGACTACAAGTGGTGTGAGTGGGCCAACTGCTGAAGGACTTCTCAAACATctgaaaaattttcatttttttcaattaATTCACTTTCTTTGTGATGTACTGAGCCTGCTTTCCAAATTAGTTTTAATCTTTGAAAGAAGAGATATTGACTTGTCTACAATACACAGCAATGTTTCCATTACGCTTGGTGCTTTGAAAAATTTAAAGCGTAAGCCTGGGggtcagttttgcaggaacctggAAAATGCTGCAAGAAAAATAGGAATTCAGGCTCCTATAGCAGCAGAAAATTGTAAGTTTGAAGAAGATGCAAGGTGTTTTCTAGATCTATTGGTCCAAAACATTTCAGAGAGGATGCATAATATAGCTATACTTGATCATCTAAGTGTCTTAGATATGAGGCATCTTAATGCAGACAAAGGTGTGGGATTTTATGGTGTGGCCGAAATGGCACAGCTTGCTGATTTTTATCAACTGGACGAAGATCTTCTGTTATCAGAATGGGAAGACTTTAAATCTGTATTCTTACAAACGGAAGAAGAAaatcctgataatgaaagattgtcCATGGTCAACGTGTACAAGACTTTAGAAAAATCTGAAGACACAATTGGCGTAGCATTTCCTCTAATTCAGAAACTTGTTTCAGTTGGCTGTGTTCTACCACTCTCAACTGCTGAAGTTGAAAGAACTTTTTCGCAAGTTAAATTAATCTTAACAGATCACAGAAACCGTCTCAAGGTGGAAAATGTCAACAGCATATTAGCCATTAAGCTAAATGGCAAG